From Algoriphagus sp. NG3, the proteins below share one genomic window:
- the nusA gene encoding transcription termination factor NusA, whose protein sequence is MDARVLIESFAEFARSKNVDRPTMIRILEDVFRAMIRKKFETDENFDVTINADQGDLEIFRIREIVDDNSEDIWDFDKISFTEARKIEPDFEIGEEVYEKIELEAFGRRAVQMARQTLIQRIKDLEKDILYNKYEELVGEIVSAEVYQILGREILLMDGEGNELILPKAEQISKDRFRKGDTVKAIVHRVDMSNGNPKIILSRTSPVFLERLFENEVPEVYDGLITIIKIVREPGERAKVAVESYDDRIDPVGACVGMKGSRIHAVVRELQNENIDVINYTENLDLYVTRALSPAKVSSITVNEETKRLSVFLKPDQVSLAIGKGGYNIKLASRLVGYEIDVFRELNEYEEEDVDLMEFVDEIDSWIIDELKKTGLDTAKSVLSLTKEDLTRRTELEEETVDEIFRILGQEFDQ, encoded by the coding sequence ATGGATGCCAGAGTCTTAATAGAATCCTTCGCTGAATTTGCGAGATCTAAAAATGTGGATCGACCTACAATGATCCGTATCTTGGAAGATGTGTTCAGAGCGATGATCCGCAAGAAGTTTGAAACTGATGAAAACTTCGATGTGACCATTAATGCTGACCAAGGTGACCTTGAGATATTCCGTATCCGGGAAATTGTCGATGACAATTCTGAGGATATTTGGGATTTTGATAAAATCAGCTTTACTGAAGCCAGAAAAATCGAACCTGATTTTGAGATTGGGGAAGAAGTTTACGAGAAAATCGAATTGGAGGCTTTCGGCAGACGTGCGGTGCAAATGGCTCGTCAGACGTTGATCCAGCGTATCAAAGACCTCGAAAAAGATATTCTTTATAACAAGTATGAAGAGCTTGTGGGAGAGATTGTAAGTGCTGAGGTTTACCAGATCCTCGGAAGAGAGATTCTTTTGATGGATGGTGAAGGCAACGAATTGATCTTACCAAAGGCGGAGCAAATTTCAAAAGACCGCTTTAGAAAAGGGGATACAGTAAAGGCAATTGTCCACCGGGTGGATATGTCTAATGGAAATCCGAAAATTATCCTTTCAAGGACTTCACCGGTATTCCTGGAGCGTTTGTTTGAAAATGAAGTTCCTGAAGTTTATGACGGACTGATTACCATCATCAAGATCGTAAGAGAGCCGGGCGAAAGAGCTAAAGTGGCAGTGGAATCCTACGATGATCGTATCGATCCTGTGGGAGCTTGTGTTGGAATGAAAGGCTCTAGAATCCATGCTGTGGTAAGAGAATTGCAGAATGAGAATATTGATGTGATCAACTACACAGAAAATCTGGATCTTTATGTCACCCGTGCATTGAGTCCCGCCAAGGTGTCTTCGATTACAGTTAATGAAGAGACCAAAAGGTTATCCGTATTCCTGAAGCCTGACCAGGTGTCACTGGCCATCGGTAAGGGAGGATATAATATCAAACTTGCCAGTAGATTGGTAGGTTATGAGATAGATGTATTCCGTGAATTGAACGAATACGAAGAAGAAGACGTCGATTTGATGGAGTTTGTTGATGAAATCGACAGCTGGATAATTGACGAATTAAAGAAAACAGGCTTGGATACTGCCAAGAGCGTATTGAGCTTGACCAAAGAGGACCTGACCCGAAGAACAGAACTTGAAGAAGAGACTGTGGATGAGATATTCAGGATACTCGGACAAGAATTTGATCAATAA
- the infB gene encoding translation initiation factor IF-2 has product MSEEKMMRLGQIARKLNVGTATIVESLAKKGYEVENNPNSKINMDQVEMLNKEFKSSALDKEEASHLSIGKRHEPISIEPETPKEEPKPAPAPEPAPAPAPKAQEAPTPAAPKPAAPEPAPEPTPEPAPKAAEEPKTSSDPTPPADPEKIATDPPKLEGIKVLGKIDLSKNTSSQPRHKQQHGQHKQGQKYGEAKKPQTSQPAQQNKPKPRPAQEDKKPNVPQVEQVKKEQPKPAPQQPDTPVPPAPKDQVIAAKADSLKGLTVLGKIELPADRPKKKGGPVASSDERGRDKKRPRKRIDKPGGPGQGNRPGGPGSRPQGGGNRPAGNQQRGGAPGRVQKAEPTQKEIQDQIKQTLARLQGKSAGGGKGKSRRDKKAERDRDVDFETEETKILKVTEFISANDLAALMDLSVNQIISACMSLGMFVSINQRLDAEAITIIADEFGYEVEFTKSIEDEIEVEEEDSPEELMERAPIVTIMGHVDHGKTSLLDYIRMSKVTADEAGGITQHIGAYDVMTKTGHKIAFLDTPGHEAFTAMRARGAKITDVAIIVIAADDSIMPQTKEAINHAQVAGVPMIFAINKIDRPNANPAKIKEELANMNLLIEEWGGKYQSQDISAKTGEGVDDLLEKVLLESEVLELTANPDKNAAGTVIEASLDKGRGYVSTIMVQAGTLRIGDIILAGQHHGRVKAMFDHKGKKLKEAGPSTPVQVLGLGGAPQAGDIIKVYDTEREARDIANSREQIQREQSLRTKKHITLDEIGRRLAIGSFKELNIIIKGDVDGSVEALSDSLLKLSKDEVKVSIIHKGVGQISESDVLLASASDAIILGFQVRPSSNAKKLAEQEEIEIRHYSIIYDAINQIKDAIEGMLEPEFEEVITGNIQVREVFKITKVGTVAGSYVTDGFITRKNKIRVIRDGIVIHEGEIDQLKRFKDDVAEVKAGYECGISIKGFNNIQIDDTIEGYEMREIKRKK; this is encoded by the coding sequence ATGTCAGAAGAAAAAATGATGCGTTTAGGCCAGATAGCCAGAAAACTCAACGTGGGTACGGCAACCATAGTTGAGTCCTTGGCTAAAAAGGGCTATGAGGTGGAGAATAATCCGAATTCAAAAATCAACATGGATCAAGTGGAGATGTTGAACAAGGAATTCAAATCTTCTGCCCTGGATAAAGAGGAGGCATCGCACCTCTCTATAGGAAAACGCCATGAGCCTATCTCTATAGAGCCTGAGACTCCTAAAGAGGAGCCTAAGCCTGCACCCGCCCCCGAGCCTGCCCCAGCTCCTGCGCCAAAGGCACAGGAAGCTCCTACGCCTGCTGCTCCTAAGCCAGCAGCTCCGGAACCTGCTCCTGAGCCGACACCAGAGCCTGCTCCAAAAGCAGCTGAAGAGCCTAAAACTTCTTCTGATCCTACTCCGCCTGCCGATCCGGAGAAAATTGCCACTGATCCCCCAAAACTGGAAGGGATCAAAGTATTAGGTAAAATTGACCTGAGCAAAAATACCAGCTCCCAGCCAAGACATAAGCAACAACATGGGCAGCACAAGCAAGGTCAGAAGTATGGAGAGGCCAAGAAGCCTCAGACATCCCAGCCTGCTCAGCAGAATAAGCCTAAGCCTAGGCCGGCACAGGAAGATAAGAAGCCGAATGTGCCACAAGTAGAACAGGTGAAGAAAGAACAACCAAAGCCTGCTCCGCAGCAGCCTGATACTCCTGTGCCTCCAGCACCTAAAGACCAAGTGATAGCCGCTAAGGCTGATTCGCTTAAAGGGCTTACAGTATTGGGGAAAATAGAGCTTCCTGCAGATAGGCCAAAGAAAAAAGGAGGGCCTGTGGCCTCTTCGGATGAAAGAGGAAGAGATAAAAAGCGGCCACGCAAGCGTATAGATAAGCCAGGAGGGCCTGGGCAGGGCAATAGACCAGGAGGCCCTGGATCCAGACCTCAAGGTGGAGGCAATCGCCCTGCTGGAAATCAGCAAAGAGGTGGAGCCCCGGGTAGAGTACAAAAGGCGGAACCTACCCAAAAGGAAATACAGGATCAGATCAAGCAGACGCTAGCCCGTCTTCAAGGTAAAAGCGCCGGAGGAGGAAAAGGCAAAAGCCGTAGAGATAAGAAGGCGGAAAGAGACAGGGATGTAGATTTCGAAACTGAAGAAACTAAAATCCTGAAAGTTACTGAGTTTATCTCAGCTAATGACTTGGCAGCATTGATGGATCTATCTGTCAATCAGATTATTTCTGCCTGTATGTCACTAGGGATGTTTGTGTCTATCAATCAGCGGCTTGATGCAGAGGCGATTACAATCATTGCGGATGAGTTTGGATACGAGGTGGAATTCACCAAATCCATTGAAGACGAAATAGAGGTAGAAGAGGAAGATTCTCCTGAAGAATTAATGGAGAGAGCGCCAATAGTCACCATTATGGGACACGTCGATCATGGTAAGACTTCCTTGCTGGATTATATCCGTATGTCCAAAGTGACCGCAGATGAGGCAGGTGGGATCACCCAGCACATCGGGGCCTATGATGTGATGACTAAAACCGGTCATAAAATAGCATTCTTGGATACTCCAGGTCACGAAGCATTTACAGCGATGAGAGCACGTGGTGCCAAAATCACCGATGTTGCGATTATCGTGATTGCAGCTGATGACAGCATCATGCCTCAGACTAAGGAAGCGATCAACCACGCACAAGTGGCTGGTGTTCCTATGATCTTTGCGATTAACAAAATAGACAGACCTAATGCCAACCCGGCTAAGATCAAAGAGGAGCTGGCAAATATGAATCTCCTGATTGAGGAATGGGGTGGTAAATATCAGTCTCAGGATATTTCTGCTAAGACAGGGGAAGGTGTTGACGACTTACTAGAGAAAGTACTTCTTGAATCTGAAGTATTGGAGCTCACAGCCAATCCTGACAAAAATGCTGCAGGTACAGTTATCGAAGCATCGCTAGATAAGGGACGTGGATATGTATCTACCATCATGGTTCAGGCTGGTACCTTGCGAATCGGGGATATTATCCTTGCTGGTCAGCATCACGGTCGTGTGAAGGCGATGTTTGACCATAAGGGCAAAAAGCTGAAAGAAGCCGGGCCATCTACGCCGGTCCAGGTACTTGGACTAGGAGGTGCTCCTCAGGCAGGTGATATCATCAAAGTATATGATACCGAGCGTGAAGCAAGGGATATTGCCAACTCCAGAGAGCAAATCCAGCGTGAGCAAAGCTTAAGAACCAAGAAACATATTACGTTGGATGAGATCGGACGCCGTCTGGCCATAGGATCCTTCAAAGAGTTGAATATTATCATCAAAGGTGATGTGGATGGATCAGTAGAAGCACTTTCTGATTCACTTCTCAAACTATCTAAAGATGAAGTGAAAGTAAGTATCATCCACAAAGGTGTAGGACAGATATCCGAGTCTGATGTCTTATTGGCCTCTGCTTCTGATGCCATTATTCTAGGCTTCCAGGTACGGCCTTCCTCCAATGCTAAGAAATTGGCAGAGCAGGAAGAGATCGAAATCAGGCATTACTCCATCATCTACGATGCGATCAACCAGATCAAAGATGCAATCGAGGGTATGCTTGAGCCGGAATTCGAAGAAGTAATCACCGGTAATATCCAAGTTCGTGAGGTATTCAAAATCACTAAAGTGGGTACTGTGGCTGGTTCTTATGTGACGGATGGTTTCATCACCCGTAAGAATAAGATCCGTGTGATCAGAGATGGTATCGTAATCCATGAAGGCGAAATCGATCAATTGAAGCGATTCAAAGACGATGTGGCTGAAGTGAAAGCTGGATACGAATGTGGTATTTCTATCAAAGGCTTCAATAACATCCAAATTGATGATACTATTGAAGGCTACGAAATGAGAGAAATTAAGCGAAAGAAGTAA
- a CDS encoding transporter gives MKNYFRLLTFLCVGLGPHLSWAQTPTDGLMMARGEICFLLNFEYGEFDHYWEGETLRKNGTIAKVQRRTAMVMAAYGITKRLDVYAGLPYVSTNSTTPNGGKFAGTSGIQDLALGVKYEALSLKSDKGQLTAFGSVLFSTPVSNYLSDYQPYSIGIGAPQIAWRGIVEYEWNNGFYARGQGGYIWKGYTQAEREYYYNDGSYYTSWMDVPSAWTYEAVVGKWFMNKSLRTELSYNSSISTSGDDIRAYNAPQPTNKVNMDRIGVFAQYFFNNPKGLGLVASYNRVINGRNAPELSVFSAGVTYQFGLFSPKN, from the coding sequence ATGAAAAATTATTTCAGGCTCCTGACCTTCCTATGTGTGGGGTTAGGACCCCATCTATCCTGGGCACAAACCCCAACGGATGGCTTGATGATGGCCAGAGGTGAAATTTGTTTCCTGCTCAATTTTGAATATGGAGAGTTTGATCATTATTGGGAGGGAGAGACCCTTCGGAAAAACGGGACAATAGCTAAAGTACAACGCAGAACTGCCATGGTGATGGCTGCTTATGGGATTACTAAGCGGCTGGATGTGTATGCCGGGCTTCCTTATGTGAGTACCAATTCTACCACCCCGAACGGAGGAAAATTTGCGGGAACTTCGGGCATTCAAGACCTAGCTCTGGGGGTCAAGTATGAGGCTCTCAGTCTTAAGAGTGATAAAGGGCAGTTGACTGCATTTGGCTCTGTTCTTTTTTCCACACCCGTGTCCAATTACCTTTCCGATTATCAACCCTATAGTATTGGGATAGGAGCTCCTCAAATAGCATGGAGAGGAATCGTAGAGTATGAGTGGAACAATGGATTCTATGCCAGGGGACAAGGTGGATATATCTGGAAAGGCTACACTCAGGCTGAACGTGAGTATTACTATAACGATGGCAGCTACTACACTTCATGGATGGATGTGCCAAGTGCCTGGACTTATGAAGCGGTAGTGGGCAAGTGGTTTATGAATAAGTCCCTCAGAACTGAGTTGAGCTATAACTCTTCCATCTCTACTTCCGGAGATGATATCCGAGCCTACAATGCACCTCAGCCTACCAACAAGGTCAATATGGATCGAATAGGGGTGTTTGCCCAGTATTTCTTCAATAACCCCAAAGGGCTGGGGTTGGTAGCATCCTATAATAGAGTAATTAATGGCCGAAACGCACCTGAATTGTCAGTATTCAGTGCTGGCGTTACCTATCAGTTTGGCCTTTTCTCCCCTAAAAATTGA
- a CDS encoding vanadium-dependent haloperoxidase encodes MKIFRLLIISVLLSTLSRCSMDLATELDYKSYEFSGIDQNAGTWKPILMASGSDIALDEPSAVSSQEFLAEVAGVKSRILAMSSDEKKSVEYWTNNSVIRWNEVALGLIAKYNLIPGPNEDDSYTLPNPANPAGPPVFPFAHPPYASRALAYLSVAQYDGLISAWYYKFLYQRPAPFKIDTAIPHAYVANDLPSYPSEGAVLATVSRKILTAMFPLEAEYLLRLEQQHLESLILAGENVPTDLEAGKKIGEEIAAIALARASNDGMKNAQAPKAVSDSLRAAAFERFGWQWENLESPARPVGLTPLFGRVKMWSVQNVEDTRPGLPPVPGSELFEKDVKILQDYAKNVTQERRKTANFWQDGLGTYTPPGHWNDIAGEYIIKYKLNSIRTARAFAYMNMAIMDGGVSCWDAKYYYYYPRPIQMIKGFETIAGTPNFPAYTSGHSVFSAAAAEVLTYVFPQEGNVFHKWAEEAAISRVYGGIHWTFDATVGTAQGRNVAQYTIDVARSDGADN; translated from the coding sequence ATGAAAATATTTCGACTACTAATTATATCTGTTCTACTTTCTACACTGAGCAGATGTTCTATGGATTTGGCAACCGAATTAGACTATAAGAGTTATGAATTTTCAGGAATCGACCAGAATGCAGGCACTTGGAAGCCTATATTGATGGCTTCTGGAAGCGATATTGCGCTAGATGAGCCTTCCGCAGTTTCTTCCCAGGAGTTTCTAGCTGAAGTGGCCGGTGTGAAATCCAGAATATTGGCCATGAGCAGTGACGAAAAGAAAAGTGTGGAGTACTGGACTAATAATTCTGTTATCCGTTGGAATGAGGTTGCGCTAGGGCTTATAGCCAAGTATAACTTAATACCTGGGCCTAATGAGGATGATTCCTATACCTTGCCCAATCCTGCAAATCCGGCAGGACCTCCTGTTTTTCCATTTGCCCACCCACCTTATGCGAGCAGGGCTTTGGCTTATCTTTCTGTTGCGCAATACGATGGTTTGATTTCGGCCTGGTATTACAAATTCCTTTACCAGAGACCGGCTCCTTTTAAGATAGACACTGCTATTCCCCATGCATATGTTGCTAATGATCTGCCTTCCTATCCTTCGGAAGGGGCGGTATTGGCAACTGTATCCAGAAAGATTTTGACAGCCATGTTTCCTTTAGAAGCTGAATACTTGCTGCGATTAGAGCAGCAGCATTTGGAAAGCTTGATTCTGGCGGGAGAAAACGTACCAACTGATCTGGAGGCTGGAAAGAAAATAGGAGAGGAGATTGCCGCAATTGCACTTGCCAGAGCATCTAATGATGGGATGAAGAATGCCCAGGCGCCAAAGGCAGTTTCCGATTCTTTAAGGGCAGCCGCATTTGAGCGGTTTGGATGGCAATGGGAAAATCTGGAAAGCCCAGCCCGTCCCGTTGGACTGACCCCGCTATTCGGCAGAGTGAAAATGTGGAGCGTCCAAAATGTAGAGGACACTAGACCTGGGCTTCCTCCTGTGCCGGGATCTGAGCTATTCGAAAAAGACGTCAAGATCTTACAGGATTATGCTAAAAATGTCACACAAGAGCGTAGGAAGACGGCTAACTTCTGGCAAGATGGTCTTGGGACTTACACGCCTCCAGGGCACTGGAATGATATTGCTGGGGAATATATTATTAAGTATAAGCTAAACTCCATACGAACTGCAAGAGCATTCGCATATATGAATATGGCAATTATGGATGGAGGGGTCAGTTGCTGGGATGCCAAGTACTATTACTATTATCCTAGACCTATACAGATGATCAAGGGTTTCGAGACTATTGCAGGTACGCCAAACTTCCCTGCTTATACCTCGGGACATTCCGTGTTTTCGGCTGCAGCTGCTGAAGTCTTAACCTATGTGTTTCCTCAGGAGGGGAATGTGTTTCATAAGTGGGCGGAAGAAGCTGCGATTTCTAGGGTTTACGGAGGTATTCACTGGACTTTTGACGCTACAGTAGGCACTGCTCAAGGCAGAAATGTAGCACAATACACAATTGATGTGGCCAGATCAGACGGCGCAGATAATTAA
- a CDS encoding transporter, producing MKNYTKITILAIALSLAYLNAYAQGCVAIRQFSAVGTTTGQVGGQNRGDWNIATNYRYFKSFRHFSGTEEHPHRVEQGTEVINKSHFLDFGINYSVSDRMFLSAIIPLVYHDRSSMYEHGGNPPNGLGERHHTYAKGLGDIRLAANYWLVDPAKAGHGNASVGLGIKLPTGASGAEDLFYNQGADRDIDRIAVVDQSIQPGDGGYGITLDVQGFYMISHKIVLSGSLFYLANPMATNGVVRRGGNPETPEFDEFSVPDQYAVRLGASYMTPLPGVSLYGGGRMECLPASDLFGSSEGYRRPGYVISVEPGLTYSRGNFAALLSVPIAVERNRTKNYTDKIRGTHGDAAFADYSVNVGVTWLIPRKSAEVFNSL from the coding sequence ATGAAGAATTATACCAAAATAACAATACTGGCTATCGCATTGTCTTTAGCTTATTTGAATGCTTATGCTCAAGGCTGCGTGGCTATCAGACAGTTTTCCGCCGTAGGCACTACCACCGGCCAAGTAGGGGGGCAAAACAGAGGAGATTGGAATATTGCAACTAATTATCGCTATTTCAAATCCTTCCGGCATTTCAGCGGAACAGAGGAGCATCCACATAGGGTAGAACAAGGGACTGAAGTAATCAATAAATCACACTTTCTGGATTTTGGGATCAATTATTCTGTCTCTGACAGAATGTTTTTATCAGCGATCATACCCTTAGTTTATCATGATCGATCTTCCATGTATGAACACGGGGGTAATCCACCCAATGGCCTAGGAGAAAGACACCATACTTATGCCAAAGGCCTTGGAGATATCCGGCTGGCAGCCAATTATTGGCTGGTAGATCCGGCAAAGGCGGGGCATGGGAACGCATCAGTGGGATTGGGGATCAAACTGCCCACGGGAGCTTCTGGAGCCGAAGACTTATTTTACAACCAAGGAGCTGATCGGGACATCGACCGTATAGCTGTAGTAGACCAATCTATCCAACCTGGGGATGGAGGCTATGGAATCACCTTGGACGTCCAGGGGTTTTATATGATTTCACATAAGATAGTGCTTAGTGGAAGCCTCTTTTATCTGGCTAATCCCATGGCCACCAACGGGGTGGTTAGGCGGGGAGGAAATCCTGAAACTCCGGAGTTCGATGAGTTTTCTGTGCCTGATCAATACGCTGTCCGCTTAGGGGCATCTTATATGACCCCACTCCCTGGAGTGAGCCTCTATGGTGGAGGGCGCATGGAATGTCTTCCCGCCAGTGATTTGTTTGGAAGCAGTGAAGGGTATAGAAGACCGGGATATGTGATTTCTGTAGAGCCTGGATTGACTTATAGTCGGGGCAATTTTGCCGCATTGCTTTCAGTGCCTATTGCTGTAGAACGCAACCGCACCAAAAACTATACGGACAAAATCCGGGGAACTCACGGAGATGCCGCTTTTGCGGATTATTCTGTTAATGTGGGGGTTACATGGCTAATCCCAAGAAAATCTGCGGAAGTGTTTAATTCACTTTAA
- a CDS encoding DUF3179 domain-containing (seleno)protein yields the protein MKILFYCGLGFLLLFEFLKIYFIMPFPGSQQWDTIDFAYFLHRNKVTFWVVALTLIVIGLKPVMSGSKKWVPFLCLSITVALLCIFNFKMAADAMFEEPKELSFQNSGSFEGSDSTLVIAIQKGGEAKAYPIRYIVYHHQVRDSLAGNPVMVTYCSVCRTGRVFSPFVKGKAEEFRLVGMDHFNAMFEDSETGSWWQQATGEAIVGKLKGEKLDEIESIQLTAGAFFKTFPQGEIMAEDPNFISKYDSLGKFEKGKSESKLTGTDPFSWNEKSWVIGVEVDDKAKAYDWNALKETESIRDRIGEKDIVLLLNKDTQSFAVYEIPSFTRAHLWTGDTLYLDSAAYSFTGKSLDPSKSDLKRLKAYQEFWHSWRTFRPNTGKYN from the coding sequence ATGAAAATCCTGTTTTACTGTGGTTTAGGCTTTTTGCTGCTGTTTGAATTTCTGAAAATTTACTTCATCATGCCTTTTCCCGGCAGTCAGCAATGGGATACCATTGATTTTGCCTATTTCCTTCATCGTAATAAAGTGACCTTTTGGGTTGTCGCGCTGACGTTGATCGTCATTGGCCTCAAACCGGTCATGTCTGGTTCCAAAAAGTGGGTTCCCTTCCTTTGCCTGTCAATCACGGTAGCGCTTCTCTGTATTTTCAATTTTAAAATGGCAGCTGATGCCATGTTTGAAGAGCCCAAAGAGCTTAGTTTTCAAAATAGTGGTTCTTTTGAAGGCAGTGACAGTACGCTGGTTATTGCCATTCAGAAAGGAGGAGAAGCCAAAGCTTACCCCATCCGTTACATCGTGTATCATCATCAGGTGAGAGATAGCCTAGCAGGTAATCCTGTGATGGTGACCTACTGCTCTGTATGTCGGACAGGGCGTGTTTTTTCTCCTTTTGTGAAAGGGAAGGCAGAAGAATTCCGGTTGGTAGGCATGGATCATTTCAATGCCATGTTTGAAGATTCAGAGACAGGAAGCTGGTGGCAGCAGGCCACAGGAGAAGCTATTGTCGGTAAGTTGAAAGGAGAAAAACTGGATGAAATCGAATCTATACAGTTGACTGCAGGAGCTTTTTTCAAAACCTTTCCGCAAGGAGAGATTATGGCTGAGGATCCAAATTTCATTTCGAAGTATGACTCCTTGGGCAAATTTGAAAAAGGGAAAAGCGAGAGCAAACTCACAGGAACAGATCCGTTCTCGTGGAATGAAAAATCATGGGTAATAGGAGTGGAAGTAGATGATAAAGCCAAAGCCTATGATTGGAACGCGCTTAAAGAGACTGAATCTATCCGTGATCGCATCGGTGAAAAGGACATTGTGCTCCTTTTAAACAAGGATACCCAGAGTTTCGCTGTTTATGAGATTCCTTCCTTCACAAGGGCTCACCTCTGGACAGGAGATACACTCTATCTGGATTCAGCTGCTTATTCCTTTACCGGAAAATCTCTGGA